The DNA window CCCGCCCACGGCCAGCCGCCGCGCCGGAACCAGTGGCAGGCGACGAACCCGGCGCCGACCCCGCCCGCTCCCCAAGAAGCACCCGCGCCGAAGCCGAGTCACGCGCAATCCCTGCTGTCCACCGACAAACCGACGACCGCGCCGAGCCCCGCCGACGTCCGCAGGACGGAGTCGATGCCGTACCCGCGGCCGCTCGAGGAGCCGACCGTGATCCACCCCGCCGTCCGCCCGCCCGAACCGCCGCGGCCGCCGTCTCAGCCGACCACGCCCGCTTCCCCCGCCGCCACCGCGGCGAACCCGTTCCCGATGGACGACCCGGCACCGAGCAGCCGCGCCCGCGCCAAGCCGACGTGGGCCTTCCTCGCGGTCGGCGTGCTGATCGTGCTCGGGCTGATCATCGGCGGCACGATGTGGCTCAGCTCCTCCTCCGACGAGCAGCAGCCGAGCGCGCCGCCCCCCGCCGTCGGCCAGGACCAGGCCACGGCGTCGCTGGAGGACCGGCTTCCGCCGCTGCCAGGCACAGCCAGCCCGTCGAACTCGACCATGGCGCTCGACAAGGGTCTGGAGCTGAAGCTGTTCGACAAGGCCGCGCTCGACGCGATGAAGGCGAACGGCGCCCGCGAGGTCGTCTACCGGGGTTCCAGCGACCGGACCGAGGGCTACATGGTGCTCGTGGTGCCGACCGCGTCCGCGGAGGGCGCCGCGAACCTGGTCAAGGCGCTGACCGCGCAGTCGTCCTCGGTCGGTTTCCAGAAATCGCGAACCAATGCGGACGCGCTGGCCCGCGAGAACGATTCCGGCCGGGTCATGGCCTCGTGGTACCGCTCCGGCGACAATGTCGTCGGGATCGGCGTGTCCCAGACGCCGCAGGGCGAGCAGGCCGCGCTGGCGGGCAAGTTCGGCGGTGTCGAAAAGGCTTTGACCGGGGTTCTTCCCAAGAACTGAGCACCGGCCCCTGATCATCGGAAACGCTTCGGTGACGATTCGACCCGCGGCAGCGGGCTCCGCTTCTACCGTGCACAATGTGCGGGGTCACCGCAGGAGTGATACGGGGGCGGTTTCGACCCGTCACCCGTTGGTTCGGAATCTAAGGGGCGCTACGTGTCGTGGCAGGAAGAGCTGCGCAAGCTGGATGAGGAGCTCGCCTCCGGCAGGCTTTCCGCGGACGACTACCGGGTTCGCCGGGATCAGGTGCTGTCCTCCGCGGTCGCACATGGTGACACCGCGGCGGGCCAAGGCCCCCAGCAGGGTCCCGTGGCCACCCCGCAGGGCCCGCCCTCGGTGCCGCAGGGCCCGCCGCCGCAGCAGCAGTACGCCCAGCAGCAACAGCAGCCGTACTCCCAGCCCCCGCAACCGCAGCAGCCGAGCGCGGACTCCACCCAGGTGATCCAGCCGATCAGCCCGCCGCACGGCGTGCCGGCGGCCGGTGGGGACAGCAGCGCCGAGCGCACCCAGGCGGTCCCCGCCGCGTGGCGCAGCCAGCCGCCGGCGGGTCAGGGGCAGCAGTTCCCGCCGCAGCAGCAGCCGGGCCAGTTCCAGCAGAACCCGTCCTCCCCCGCGAGCGGTTTCCAGCAGCCCGCGTGGAACACGCCCGACAGCGACCTCAGCCCGCCGTGGGCCGGATCGGACTTCCCGCCGATCGCGGCGCCGGGCAGCTCGGAATGGGTCAAGCAGGGCCCCGAGTCGTTCGAAACCGAGCCCAAGCCCAAGAAGGGCAAGCTGACCGCGATCATCGCGGGCTCGGTGGTCGTCGTGCTCGCGGTGGCGGCGATCCTGTTCTTCACCGTGTTTAACAAGAAGGACGAGCCGACCCCCACCGCGGGCGGGCAGACCTCCGGCCAGCAGGCGCCGCCGAGCCCGACGCAGCGCAAGACCGCGGGCCCGCTGGTCATCCCGGACGGCGAGGGCCCCGGCCCGAAGACCTACACGCCCGACCAGCTCGCCAGCGTGAAGCCGCTGCCGGAACCGGACCTGGTCCAGCTCAAGGCCGCGGGCGTGACGCAGGCGCAGTCGGCGCTGTCGAACGACGGCACCACCACGGAAAGCCTGTGGGCGTTCACCACCTCGTCGCCGCAGGACCTGATGACCAAGTTCGAAGAGGACCTGAAGCGGTTCGGGTTCACCGAGGTCACCGCGGCCGCGCAGCAGACCGGCGTGAAGCTCTACACCTGGCAGCAGGACAGCGGGGACAAGAAGTACGTGTTCCGCGGCCAGTACGTCGCCGACGGCAAGGTGATCAGGGTCGAGACCTACGACGTGAACAGCACGATGGCGCGCCAGAAGTACGACGAGCTGCTCAAGGACCAACTCGCGCACACCCCGGCCAAATGACGGAACCGCTGGCGAAGACCCGGTCCGACGACGACCACACGCCGACGTCGGTCCGGGTCGCGATAGTCCTGTACGAGAACTCGCTGGACGAGCTGTGGCGCTGTCTCCGCGCGGTGCGCAGGACGGTCGAGAACGCGATCGCGGACCAGGCCAACTCGCTCGGCGTGCTGTGCATCGCGATCGGGGACTGCTCGGACCGGGCGCTGCTGGGCGAGAAGGACCTCGACGACCTCCGCGACGGGCTCGACGGCTCGGTTTCGGTGGAGTACCGGTGGTTCGCGAAGAACCTCGGCCACAGCGCCGCGTGCAACGCGCTCGCCGAGGATGCCCGCGAGGACACGCTGCTGTTCCTCAACCCGGACACCTACGTCGCGCCGAACCTGCTGACCACGCTGGTGCGCAGCCTGCGCACCCCGGACGTGGTGGCGGCCGACGCCAGGCAGATCCCGTGCGAGCACCCGAAGCACTACGACCCGGTGGTCGGCGACC is part of the Amycolatopsis sp. CA-230715 genome and encodes:
- a CDS encoding glycosyltransferase, giving the protein MTEPLAKTRSDDDHTPTSVRVAIVLYENSLDELWRCLRAVRRTVENAIADQANSLGVLCIAIGDCSDRALLGEKDLDDLRDGLDGSVSVEYRWFAKNLGHSAACNALAEDAREDTLLFLNPDTYVAPNLLTTLVRSLRTPDVVAADARQIPCEHPKHYDPVVGDQSWASGACLLVRTFAYRQVEGFDAATFPSYVNDVDLSWRLRLRGGRVVHEPRAVLFHDKRLDRTAGVRPTRIELYEGLLGRLLLATKYDRADIVRETIDVIREHGSEEQKRAVADFERRRKRKELPSAVPGGAAVAEFVDGEYGRRRF
- a CDS encoding flagellar basal body-associated protein FliL, with amino-acid sequence MSWQEELRKLDEELASGRLSADDYRVRRDQVLSSAVAHGDTAAGQGPQQGPVATPQGPPSVPQGPPPQQQYAQQQQQPYSQPPQPQQPSADSTQVIQPISPPHGVPAAGGDSSAERTQAVPAAWRSQPPAGQGQQFPPQQQPGQFQQNPSSPASGFQQPAWNTPDSDLSPPWAGSDFPPIAAPGSSEWVKQGPESFETEPKPKKGKLTAIIAGSVVVVLAVAAILFFTVFNKKDEPTPTAGGQTSGQQAPPSPTQRKTAGPLVIPDGEGPGPKTYTPDQLASVKPLPEPDLVQLKAAGVTQAQSALSNDGTTTESLWAFTTSSPQDLMTKFEEDLKRFGFTEVTAAAQQTGVKLYTWQQDSGDKKYVFRGQYVADGKVIRVETYDVNSTMARQKYDELLKDQLAHTPAK